Proteins from a genomic interval of Methanoplanus endosymbiosus:
- a CDS encoding antitoxin VapB family protein: MTTRTIPISDEAYNLLKGLKKTDMESFSDVIIRNYSGKRKLSDVLNEIGNCNDLADSIEKVSKEMRREKMREVKF, encoded by the coding sequence ATGACAACAAGGACGATACCCATATCTGATGAGGCATATAATCTTCTGAAGGGCCTTAAAAAAACGGATATGGAAAGTTTTTCGGATGTTATAATAAGAAATTACTCTGGTAAAAGGAAATTATCAGATGTTCTGAATGAAATAGGTAACTGTAATGATCTTGCTGACAGCATTGAAAAGGTATCAAAGGAGATGCGACGTGAGAAAATGAGAGAGGTTAAATTCTGA
- a CDS encoding type II toxin-antitoxin system VapC family toxin — protein MRNKSGAIDLYRLYESKGITLATVITTLELHKGANLSEMSNLNLEKVRVVLSLFDILPFSQDVCETFGHFSADLKLKGIPIGDFDEVIAAMVLCHDRVLITRDNQFSKVPDLEIINY, from the coding sequence ATGAGAAATAAATCCGGAGCAATAGATTTGTACAGATTATATGAATCTAAGGGAATTACTCTGGCTACTGTAATTACAACTCTTGAACTCCATAAAGGGGCAAATTTGTCTGAGATGTCTAATTTGAATCTGGAAAAAGTCAGAGTGGTTTTGTCATTATTTGACATTCTACCTTTCAGTCAGGACGTTTGCGAGACTTTTGGACATTTTTCAGCAGATTTGAAATTGAAGGGTATTCCTATCGGTGATTTTGATGAGGTAATTGCTGCAATGGTACTCTGTCATGATCGGGTTTTGATTACCCGTGATAATCAATTCTCAAAAGTCCCTGATCTCGAAATAATAAATTATTGA
- a CDS encoding DUF1614 domain-containing protein has translation MHRYFFNPFSIIILIFLIIALIFLLPLIFLGIIGSALARLGFGPAGVVLILFGSIIGSFINIPVAKIKSNPAACKVPHGLLMNRYYRVSDFSTETVIAVNFGGAVIPVLISIVLLFRTMSLGYDSGLYISILVAVLIVAFVTNRFAGPVQGIGIVTPFFIPPLCALICGIIFGWGDPLAAPVIAYISGTMGTLAGADLLNLRRLGDIGAPVASIGGAGTFDGVFLTGIIAALLA, from the coding sequence ATGCACAGATATTTTTTCAATCCTTTTTCGATAATAATTCTTATATTTCTGATAATTGCACTAATTTTCCTGCTGCCGCTGATTTTTCTTGGTATTATAGGTAGTGCTCTTGCAAGGCTTGGTTTTGGTCCTGCCGGGGTTGTTCTGATCCTTTTTGGTTCGATTATCGGGAGTTTTATCAATATTCCGGTTGCAAAAATAAAGTCAAATCCTGCGGCCTGTAAAGTTCCCCATGGTCTTTTAATGAACAGGTATTATCGGGTCTCGGATTTCTCAACCGAAACTGTGATTGCTGTAAATTTCGGCGGTGCTGTAATTCCTGTATTAATCAGCATTGTGCTGCTCTTCCGGACGATGAGTCTGGGTTATGATTCCGGATTATATATTTCAATTCTTGTTGCTGTTTTAATTGTAGCATTTGTCACAAACAGGTTTGCAGGGCCGGTTCAGGGTATTGGTATTGTGACTCCGTTTTTCATACCGCCGTTATGTGCTCTGATATGTGGTATCATCTTTGGATGGGGCGATCCCCTTGCCGCACCTGTCATTGCATATATTAGTGGCACTATGGGCACTCTTGCCGGCGCTGATCTCTTAAACCTGAGGAGGCTTGGCGATATTGGTGCTCCGGTTGCAAGCATTGGTGGTGCCGGAACTTTTGACGGCGTTTTCCTTACCGGAATTATAGCGGCACTGCTGGCGTAG
- a CDS encoding fibrillarin-like rRNA/tRNA 2'-O-methyltransferase, which yields MIRINNVLLSEGKGGVYGERMMDGYRVWNPYRSKFAALVMKRKDIDLPPEFIVLYLGAANGTTVSHVADYVDTVYAVEFAPRPMQDLMAVSERRKNIVPIMGDAGRPSEYAMITEPADMLYQDVAQPDQTGIAIKNLPLLKDGGILILMLKTRSVDVTRSAKEVFEASILELEAGGLVVEDTLWLEPYHHDHACIICRKGEIIA from the coding sequence ATGATCCGGATTAATAATGTGCTTCTCTCTGAAGGCAAAGGCGGGGTTTACGGGGAGAGGATGATGGACGGTTACAGGGTGTGGAACCCTTACCGGAGTAAATTTGCTGCACTTGTGATGAAGAGAAAGGATATTGATCTCCCTCCTGAGTTTATTGTCCTTTATCTTGGTGCTGCTAACGGAACGACGGTGTCTCACGTTGCTGATTATGTGGATACGGTATATGCTGTGGAATTTGCCCCACGTCCCATGCAGGATCTGATGGCTGTTTCGGAGCGGAGAAAGAATATTGTCCCGATTATGGGGGATGCGGGCCGGCCTTCTGAGTATGCTATGATCACCGAACCGGCTGATATGCTCTATCAGGATGTTGCCCAGCCGGATCAGACAGGGATTGCAATAAAAAATCTGCCTTTATTAAAGGACGGCGGCATTCTGATCCTTATGCTGAAGACGAGAAGTGTTGATGTCACCAGATCTGCTAAAGAGGTCTTTGAGGCATCAATCCTTGAGCTGGAAGCTGGTGGCCTTGTTGTTGAGGACACTCTCTGGCTTGAGCCTTATCATCATGACCATGCCTGTATTATCTGCCGGAAAGGGGAGATAATTGCCTGA
- a CDS encoding NOP5/NOP56 family protein yields MQSFWFGDMDEDGVFKPFEGDIQEFIARIKELSSSGHVVPVDPGVAIDAGMFSDRREYLSALRKVCFAHAEEKIKEHYSQEDLELVQMVRMLDEMDNVINLMTERATEWYLVRKPGFSRKYKNIPAKKMLGQMKRERGTGLGYLAGHIEKLADERTRLMKAISAMAGKLAPNCSELVGGLVAARLISRAGSLKELSGLPSSSIQVIGAESALFTHMRAKTPPPKHGIIFQHRRVHNAPKPVRGKVARVLAGKLAIAAKIDYYTGSFNEEFICEAQERIDRTLYGAEYEKKEAGNKNNSGDAE; encoded by the coding sequence ATGCAGAGTTTCTGGTTTGGAGATATGGATGAAGACGGGGTTTTTAAGCCCTTTGAAGGTGATATTCAGGAATTTATCGCCCGTATTAAGGAATTGTCCTCTTCCGGGCATGTTGTGCCGGTGGACCCCGGAGTTGCTATTGATGCAGGAATGTTCAGTGATCGGCGTGAATATCTCTCTGCCCTCAGAAAGGTCTGTTTTGCCCATGCAGAAGAGAAGATAAAGGAGCATTACAGTCAGGAGGACCTTGAGCTTGTCCAGATGGTGAGGATGCTTGATGAGATGGACAATGTTATTAATCTGATGACTGAGAGGGCAACTGAGTGGTACCTGGTCAGGAAGCCCGGTTTTTCAAGGAAATATAAGAATATTCCGGCAAAGAAGATGCTTGGCCAGATGAAGAGGGAGAGGGGCACGGGCCTTGGTTATCTTGCCGGGCATATTGAAAAACTTGCAGATGAGCGTACAAGGCTTATGAAGGCTATATCTGCTATGGCCGGTAAACTTGCACCAAACTGTAGTGAACTTGTCGGCGGACTGGTTGCTGCAAGACTTATCTCACGGGCAGGCAGCCTTAAGGAGCTGTCAGGGCTGCCTTCCTCTTCAATTCAGGTGATTGGTGCTGAAAGTGCACTGTTTACACATATGCGGGCTAAAACTCCGCCGCCCAAGCACGGGATTATCTTTCAGCACAGGCGTGTCCATAATGCCCCAAAACCTGTTCGCGGGAAGGTTGCCAGGGTGCTGGCCGGAAAACTGGCTATTGCTGCAAAAATAGATTATTATACCGGTTCTTTTAATGAAGAGTTTATATGTGAGGCACAGGAGAGGATAGACCGGACTCTGTACGGGGCTGAATACGAAAAAAAAGAAGCAGGTAATAAAAATAACAGTGGTGATGCTGAATGA